A stretch of the Cellulomonas sp. WB94 genome encodes the following:
- a CDS encoding aminotransferase class I/II-fold pyridoxal phosphate-dependent enzyme, whose translation MDLATHVEDRSRRGIAAAVSRLVRTGQLLPGDRLPTVRELAADLAVSPATVSGAWQALGAVGLVVSRGRSGTFVLPEPAGWLPPRYRDLATGGAATWLDLSSGTPDPALLPPLGPALGRVAARSPAADTGTYLSAPLVEPLEKLLRASWPFAPQRLTVVDGAVDALSRTLEQVARFGDRVAVEDPGFPPLFDLLDHLGLERVPVQLDRQGMRADALGAALAAGARVVVLQPRAHNPTGVSMSPTRTRELAGVVRRHMAGPTSPVVHVIEDDHSGEISSSRDVSLGSFLADRVVHVRSYSKSHGPDLRIAAVGGPAAVLDGLVARRMLGPGWTSRLLQHVLVDLLTDGDALDAVASARRVYFARRRALCEALAAHGVTIEPGDGLNLWLPVRDEQTALVRLAAAGIRAAPGTPFVAGPPADDGGHVRVTVGLVRDEFDAVARVLALAAAD comes from the coding sequence ATGGACCTGGCCACGCACGTCGAGGACCGCAGCCGACGCGGGATCGCCGCGGCCGTGTCCCGCCTCGTGCGGACCGGCCAGCTGCTCCCCGGGGACCGGCTGCCGACGGTCCGTGAGCTCGCGGCCGACCTCGCCGTCAGCCCGGCGACCGTGAGCGGTGCGTGGCAGGCGCTCGGCGCCGTCGGGCTCGTCGTCTCGCGGGGCCGCTCGGGCACGTTCGTCCTGCCCGAGCCGGCGGGCTGGCTGCCGCCCCGGTACCGGGACCTCGCCACGGGCGGCGCGGCGACGTGGCTCGACCTGTCGAGCGGCACGCCCGATCCCGCGCTGCTGCCCCCGCTCGGCCCGGCGCTCGGCCGGGTCGCGGCCCGCAGCCCCGCGGCGGACACCGGCACCTACCTGTCGGCCCCGCTCGTCGAGCCGCTCGAGAAGCTGCTGCGCGCCTCGTGGCCGTTCGCCCCACAACGGCTGACGGTCGTCGACGGCGCGGTCGACGCGCTGAGCCGGACGCTCGAGCAGGTCGCCCGCTTCGGCGACCGCGTCGCCGTCGAGGACCCCGGGTTCCCCCCGCTGTTCGACCTTCTCGACCACCTGGGCCTCGAGCGCGTGCCCGTGCAGCTCGACCGGCAGGGCATGCGCGCCGATGCCCTCGGGGCCGCGCTCGCGGCGGGTGCGAGGGTCGTCGTCCTGCAGCCGCGCGCCCACAACCCGACCGGCGTCTCCATGTCCCCGACCCGCACGCGTGAGCTCGCGGGGGTCGTCCGTCGGCACATGGCGGGCCCGACGAGCCCCGTGGTGCACGTCATCGAGGACGACCACTCGGGCGAGATCTCGTCCTCGCGCGACGTGAGCCTCGGCAGCTTCCTGGCCGACCGGGTCGTGCACGTGCGCTCCTACTCCAAGTCGCACGGCCCGGACCTGCGCATCGCCGCCGTCGGCGGACCGGCCGCGGTGCTCGACGGCCTCGTGGCGCGCCGGATGCTCGGTCCCGGGTGGACGAGCCGCCTGCTCCAGCACGTCCTGGTCGACCTCCTCACCGACGGCGATGCGCTCGACGCCGTCGCGTCGGCCCGGCGTGTGTACTTCGCGCGCAGGCGGGCGCTGTGCGAGGCCCTCGCCGCCCACGGGGTGACCATCGAGCCGGGCGACGGCCTCAACCTCTGGCTCCCGGTGCGCGACGAGCAGACGGCGCTCGTCCGGCTCGCGGCCGCCGGGATCCGCGCCGCTCCCGGGACGCCGTTCGTCGCGGGGCCGCCGGCCGACGACGGCGGTCACGTGCGCGTCACGGTCGGGCTCGTGCGGGACGAGTTCGACGCCGTCGCGCGCGTGCTCGCACTCGCGGCGGCCGACTGA
- a CDS encoding putative F420-0 ABC transporter substrate-binding protein produces MTPLPAAHRRTTTATAALLLLALAGCASGSVAGSPATTAGTPAASSPATATFSPTTLDNCGTKVTVSTPPERVVTIKSTSTEMLLALGLQDRIVGTAFADGPVPTQYAKAAAAIPVLSDKVPGQEALLTSTPDFVYAGWESNFSADGAGDRASLAALQIGTYVSPAACKEPGYQPSPLTFDDVFGEIREVAGIFGVPDRAETLISEQQDQLAAIEKPVKATTALWYSSGSDTPYVGAGIGAPQMIMDAAGITNIFEGVRDTWTPVGWEQVVAADPDVIVLVDATWNTAAKKIDLLEQNPATSQLTAVRDHRYLTVPFASTEAGVRNVDAAVSLAEQLAALNSAG; encoded by the coding sequence ATGACGCCTCTGCCCGCTGCACACCGCCGCACGACGACGGCGACCGCCGCCCTGCTCCTGCTCGCCCTCGCCGGCTGCGCCTCGGGGTCGGTCGCGGGCTCCCCCGCCACGACTGCCGGCACCCCGGCCGCCTCGTCGCCGGCGACGGCGACGTTCAGCCCGACGACGCTCGACAACTGCGGCACGAAGGTGACCGTCAGCACGCCGCCGGAGCGGGTCGTCACCATCAAGTCGACGTCGACCGAGATGCTGCTCGCGCTCGGCCTCCAGGACCGGATCGTCGGGACCGCCTTCGCGGACGGGCCCGTCCCCACGCAGTACGCGAAGGCCGCCGCGGCGATCCCCGTGCTGTCGGACAAGGTGCCGGGCCAGGAGGCCCTGCTCACCTCGACGCCCGACTTCGTCTACGCCGGCTGGGAGTCGAACTTCTCGGCCGACGGCGCCGGCGACCGCGCGAGCCTCGCAGCTCTCCAGATCGGCACCTACGTGTCGCCCGCGGCGTGCAAGGAGCCCGGCTACCAGCCGTCTCCCCTGACGTTCGACGACGTGTTCGGCGAGATCCGTGAGGTCGCCGGGATCTTCGGTGTCCCCGACCGCGCCGAGACGCTGATCTCGGAGCAGCAGGATCAGCTCGCGGCGATCGAGAAGCCCGTGAAGGCGACGACCGCGCTCTGGTACAGCTCCGGCTCGGACACCCCGTACGTCGGGGCGGGGATCGGCGCACCGCAGATGATCATGGACGCCGCGGGGATCACCAACATCTTCGAGGGCGTGCGCGACACCTGGACGCCCGTGGGCTGGGAGCAGGTCGTGGCCGCCGACCCGGACGTCATCGTGCTCGTCGACGCGACGTGGAACACCGCGGCGAAGAAGATCGACCTCCTCGAGCAGAACCCCGCCACGAGTCAGCTCACGGCGGTCCGGGACCACCGCTACCTCACGGTGCCGTTCGCCTCGACGGAGGCCGGGGTCCGCAACGTCGACGCGGCCGTGAGCCTCGCCGAGCAGCTGGCTGCACTGAACTCCGCAGGCTGA